The Heliangelus exortis chromosome 25, bHelExo1.hap1, whole genome shotgun sequence genomic interval AAAGGTCCCCGTGCCACCTCCAGCCATGGCCTTGAGAAGGTCCCAATGCCACGTCCATCCGTGGCCATGGTGCCACCTCCAGCCACGGTAACACTAAGAGGAACCAGAGCTGGAGCAAGCCTTGAGCCATGGGAAAGGAGCACAGTCTGAGTTTGGTCTCAAacccatttttaattaaatccttCGCCAATAGAAGacaaaaaggataaaataatgCTGTTGATTCCAGAAACCTGCCTGGCACAGCATCTGAGCTCCAGAGCCCccctcagagctgctcacaGGAGCCCTGAGAGgaaccatccctggagctggggtggcTCCAGCCAGCACCCGAGGGtcccaggaagcagcagctcagctggggaCAGCAATCCCACCTCCAGGGACTGCTCCATCACaccatggagctgctgcctcccactTTCTGCAAGAGCTGCAAGAGGGACAGATCCTGATCAGCAGGAAAACCTCCCAGTGGGTTCTCAGGGGACCTCCCCTGTCTGGTCCCACAGTGCTGGGGGTTGATGTCACCCATGGAGCACAAACCCCAAGGGTCACATCCACCCCAGAGAACTGtgcccagagctctgctcacCTTGTTCAGCACAGGGATGTTCACCAGTGAgcccaaaaacccaaaagccacCGGGAAAAACCCACTGCATAGAAACAAAACTCCATTTAGCTCCGTGCCAGGGGGttgctgggagggggagcagtgGGGATTCTGCCCAACACAAGgatccctcagctcctgctctccagccaggGCACCCAGACTGTGCTGGGGACCTGGGTGCTGTGGGACAGACCTGAAGAGGGTGATGAAGCCGTAAGCCTCCAGCAGCATGCCCAGGAGGGGCCACCTCATGAGCACAATGAGGACCCCCCCAAAGAAGAAGCTGGAGCCCTTCAGCTTTGGCCTCTGGAAGAAGAAGGTGAAGGTCCTCCTGAAGCCAATGATGAAGACCAAGCCAGAGAGGAAGAGGATCTGGGAGGATGAAGGGGAGCAGGTCAGAGAAATCCTGTCCCAGATGGACCCTTTGCTCCATCCCtttgctccagccccagcctcctTGTACTCACGTTCCCAAAAGCCATGAGCACTGAGTCGAAATACAAGAGCATCCCAAAAAGGACAAAGAAGAGGCCAAAGCCAACCAGTCCCACACCAATCCCTGTGGAGGACAGGAGAGCTGAGATGGGGGCTTGGACACTCAGGCTGTAGTCACCCCCCCTTAGCACCtccctggcttttttttttcctcttagaaaTGGGCTTTGGATTTCTCTCCAAAGCTTGGAAACAGTCTTTCCACCTGCCCAAGCCCTGAGGAGGCTGGTGGGTACCCCAGAAACTCCTCTGGGCTGCTGGATGAAGAttaaagcataaagaaaaaaacaaactggaagGTCCActccagcatttttttaaacagttgcccaggtgcaggcagtgggtgggagaggctggagaTGCTCCAGGTGACCCAGACacttccccagcccctgctccttcTGCAGACTTGGGGCAGAAAGCGTGGACAAACCCAGCTCTTCCTGGGTCTCCCTACCCCAGGacctctccctgccccaagATTTCCAGCCTCCAGCCCTGGCTCAGCTCCAGGGAGCATCCCCATGGTATGGacagcaccctggggacacGGCCACCCCAGCCCACCCACCCTCTTACGCTGGAAGTCGGACAGAGGAACCATcttgctggcagcagaggggctgggccACCAGTTGCCACCCCAGCAGTGACCCTTGGAAAGGTCTTTAGTCCCCCTACGTCATCCTTGCAAATCATTAACAGCttggcagcacccacagcatcTCCTGCCAGGGGGAGATGGTGGCTGCAGGGTGACACAAAGGGACCTCttcaccccatgtccctcagggAAGTCCCCAGTGGCCAGTGCTGTGATTTATGAACCTCTGTTCCCTGGTTTGCTGGGTACAGACGTGTTTTTTATTCTACCTACAGCTAAAATCAGGGAAACTTTCAGGTTGGGAAAGCCCCATTGAGTCCAAGCATCATCCCTGCTCTACAAAGTTCTCTCCTAAACCACATCCCCCAACATCTGAAGGACCCTGAAACTCCTCCAGGGACGGGGACTCCACcaccccctgggcagccccttccagtgtctcaccactctctctctgaaattttttttttcctaatgtccagcctagacctcccctgctgcagcttgaAGCCATCACAAATAAACACCACTGGAGATTTTTTTACCCCCAAAAtaaggagagggagaagcaggTGCCTTGGCATGGCACGGGGTGACCCTTCCTTACCAGTTAAGGCCCTGCAGCCCTTTGTCCCccatctacctggacttcagcaaggcctttgacaccatctcccacaggattctcctgaaaaagctgtcagcccacagcttggacaggggcatctgtgctgggttaggaactggctggagggccgggcccagagagtggtgctgaacggggctgcctcaaaatggcggccgtggtgtcccccagggatcagtgctgggcccagtgctgttcaatatctttagtgaggatttagatgaggggattgagtccatcatcagcaaattcacagctgacactaagctggggggagtgtggatcagctggaaggcaggagggctctgcagagggacctggacagactggagagttgggctgatcccaacgggatgaggttcaacattccaagtgccgggtcctgcactttggccacaacaaccccatggggagctccaggctgggcacagagtggcagaaagggagctgggagtctggattgccaggaagctgaagaggagccagcagtgtgcccaggtggccaagaaggccaatggcatcctgggctggctcaggaagagcgtggccagcaggtccagggaagggattctgcccctgtgctcagccctggggaggccacagcttgagtcctgtgtccagttctgggcccctcagctcaggaaggagattgaggtgctggagcaggtccagagaagagcaaggaggctgggaagggatccagcacaagtcctgtgaggaagggctgagggagctgggggtgttgaggctggagaagaggaggctcaggggagacctcatcactctctccaactccctgaaaggaggttggagccaggggggggttgggctcttttcccaggcaactctcagcaagacaagagggcacaagaggtctcaagttgtgccaggggaggtttaggttggacattagaaagaatttctttctggagagggtgctcagccattggaatgggctgcccagggaaggggtggattctccatccctggagatatttcaaaagagcctggatgtggcactcagtgccatgggctgggaaccacggggggagtggagcaagggttggacttgatgagctctgaggtcccttccaacccagccaattctaggattctatgattctatgattagcTCTTCAGTCTCATAATGAAGTTGTGACCCGTGGTCACCTCTAGACAGAAGACACTGGCACCTTGTTGTTTTGAgatactttttatttctctaacactagcaaaaaaaccccagaggaTAAATGtctccccctgcccacccacccccctgTGAATAAATAAGatttcctcctgctgcaaatCCTTCCTGGGTTACAAGTCACTGGTAGATGAAGTGTTGCAAAAAATAagaaccaaaataaaattaaatcttttttttgtttgtttggttggttgttttttggttttgtttttgttttttaaaaacacaacaaaatcaTGACCACCAGGTTCCATACAGTGCAGCTGGAGCTCACCAGGGGGGAACACCAAGAGCAGGGGCACCAGGAtgctccccatcccctctgACCCCCAGAACTGGGTCTGCCTGTCCCCCCGGCTGCCCACCAGGCAGCCACCACCCTGGTCCCCAGCATGTCCCTGGGGGTGTCCCCACAGCCAATGTAAGTGGGGTTACACGGGCTGGGGAGCTCATCCCAGCCATCCCGGAAATAAATGCATCATCTCTTTCAAAACTTACAGtctctttatattttattttaaataaatttgcttttaagaaaagcagaaaaaatatatatattttaaataggttttttttcttttcttttttctttttttttttttttctctgataaatTGGCGaagaatctgcttttttttttttttttcttttaactcaCTGTCAGGGCTGATGCCAACAACCCTGCAGTGAGAGAGCAGAGCACAAACCAGTacctcccagaaaaaaaaataagaaaaaaaaaaaaaaagaagagaaaaaacaaatatagATTTATATTATAAATGTATAATTTCCATAAAACATATATTAAGGCATGTAATAGCAAAATAAAGGGCCAGCTTTATGAGCTAAGAGGGCTGCGGGAAGCTCGGGGCTCCTGGGATCCCACCAGTATTGCTAAATGGGGgggcaaggagagggggggagcaCGGGGCAGGGGTCCTGGGGGGTGTCAGGATCAGGCCAGAGGAGAAAGCTGCAGGATGGGGGGGCTCTCCTCACGCCACATCCCTtgcccaccccagccctgccaagctGCAGAACCTCACCTGgcatccccctgccccagctcttGGATCTCCCTCCAGCAAAGGCTCCGCCTGCTCCAGGGACCCCAACCAAGGAAAGGCTCCTGGTGGGATGAGGAGCCAAACTTCCCAAGGGGCTGAGACAGAGGTGACAGGGGGACAGCTGAGGATGAGCCCCaagccccttcccctcctcgACCTCACCCACCACAGAGGGATCCCTGCTGAGCCCATGGCTTCGCTGTCCCACCTGGTCCCACCTGGTCCCACCTGGTCCCACCTGGTCCCACCAGCTCCATGGGACATCCCCACCCCTTCCCAGACCTGCTCCATGCCAGCGGGGCACCAGTGCCCTGGCCAGCTCTTGGACCATCCCTGTCCTGAGCACACCTCTCCCCTCCGTGtcctccctcccatcccatctccatccATCATGTCCCCCACACAGctccttcttcttcctgctGAGCCACCAGCACCGGGATGGGacagcccaggctctgctggggacCACCCCCAGGATGCTAAAAGCAGGttcagggcagagggaggggaagaggagcagagctggagcatccATGTCCAACAGCAGGTGGAAGCACCATCCATGATGGGCACTGGCTGGTCTCCACACAAAAGTCCCCCTTGGCAGAGCTTTGGGAGACCAACAGGGAGTCCTACgctcccccagggctgctctggcaggggatgGGCACTATGGGGGCTCTCACCACCAcagatgtccctgcccagctgtccaCACAAGCCTGATGCCCAGGACATCGCCGATCTGTCCCCACGCCGGGTGGCTCCTCGGGGACCTCACTCCAGCAGAAGACCTCCTGGCACCCACACGTCTCCTTTGGGCCGGGGCAGAGCcgctggtgctgtgggtgacccgtgtcctggctgggctgtgccGGGTGGTCCCACCCttggaaggagggaaggggttCCGGGAGAACCGAAAAGGATGGCGAGAGGTTCGGTGCTGTGTGCCGGGGCTCTAGAACGTGGCCCCGTGGGACTTGgtggcaccagcagcagccagggcttgagctggagggagaggagagagcagggctgtgctctgAGTGGGGTGGCCAGCAACGGGGCAgcccctctgcccaccccaccacccccctAACCCAAATTCAGCTCCGTGCCCCCAACTGTCTGGAGGGGACCCCTGACCAAGCAAGGGGATGCTGAGTCCCCCCCAAGTTTTGCAGCACACACCAGGGCAGGTGTCCCCCACAGCCTGGCCCCTAGACCACCCACCCCTTTCTCTCCATCTGGGGCCTTCCCTGCAGCTTGCTGagcaccccctgcccaccccggGGTCCCTGGCTTTGCCCTTGGAGGACACCTTGGTCCATGAGAGGAGACGGGGCTGACGTGGCTTGGGAGATGTTAGCTGGAGCAAGCAGCCATGGGTGGACACCAGGGGCAGGAGAAGCACCCCCTTTCTTGGTCCctgggggatggagaggagatgggatgAAGTAGGAGAGAGGAGGTGCTTACTTCATGGCTCAGACACGCATAAAGTGGCTGCTGTCGGCGCCCCGGGATGGTTCAGACGAGAGGGGGTTGGTCGGTGGAGTcggggaggctggggaggtgggagggcTTGGGGTAGCACATTGAGCTGGAAAGGAGAAATGGGAGAAGGGAGTGAAGAACACAAACTGCCCGGCggcagagaggggcaggaggggaccCAGCGAGAGGttagaggaggggagggaagggagaagaaggaaggaaggaaagggggaagcAAGCAGGGTCAGGACAAGCAGCCCGTGGCACGCACACGTGAGGTCCCCACAGAGCACCTCATGGACAAGGGATGTGAGCCACCAGGGTCACACCTGAGGTCCCCACAGGATTCTTATGGATGAGGCACAGCGTGAGCCATGTGTGGACTCATCTGAGGTCCCCATAGGGCTCCTCGTGGACCAGGCACAGTGTGCCACCATCCCCACATATCAGGTCCCCATAGGTCTCCTGAGGGACCAGGCACAATGTGCCACCATCCCCACATATCAGGTCCCCACAGGTCTCCTGAGGGACCAGGCACAGTGTGCCACCCCTCTCCCTGGGGCACAGCACACAGGACCAGGCACTCCCACCCTCTGGCCCCACGAATGCTTCTGAAAAGGTGCCAAACCCACGCCTGGCTGAAGCCACTGCTCCATCCCACGAAGGGAACAGCATCCTGGGACTCatcctgcaccctgcctgccccatcTGCCCTGCCCTCACCCTCCTGCCCACTCAGCTCCCTGGGGTCCTCTCTCTGGTGGGGCtgaccccccctgtccccccgtCCCTTACCCGAGAGCATGCGGCCCCGGCGGGAGGCTTCAGCAGCCAGGGCACACGAGATCTCAAtcctcttctcctgctcctgcagtt includes:
- the GOLT1A gene encoding vesicle transport protein GOT1A isoform X2, whose product is MLLYFDSVLMAFGNILFLSGLVFIIGFRRTFTFFFQRPKLKGSSFFFGGVLIVLMRWPLLGMLLEAYGFITLFSGFFPVAFGFLGSLVNIPVLNKLLQKVGGSSSMV
- the GOLT1A gene encoding vesicle transport protein GOT1A isoform X1 codes for the protein MVPLSDFQRIGVGLVGFGLFFVLFGMLLYFDSVLMAFGNILFLSGLVFIIGFRRTFTFFFQRPKLKGSSFFFGGVLIVLMRWPLLGMLLEAYGFITLFSGFFPVAFGFLGSLVNIPVLNKLLQKVGGSSSMV